The Pirellulales bacterium DNA window TCGCCGTCAACACTAGGCGCAAAGCGTGAGCGAGGGACGGCCCGCAGCCGAGTTTACCTTTCGCGGATCCCGCCGGAGCCGTCGAATTGCTCACGCGGCCCGCAGGTCCGGCGAGGGGTCGGCGCCGCCGCTCTCATCGGCCTTTGCGATTTCACCCGCTTTCGCTTTCTTCGACCACAGCATGCCGACCGCGGCGGCGATGAACCAAACGCCGGTGCCGATGCCGAGCAATCCGATTCGGCCCGTCCAGTCTAGCAACAGATAGTGGGCCCATATCAGCCCGACCGCCGAATAGGCCAAATTCTTTGCGAACCGATCTCGGCCGCTCCAAGCAAACCACAGCGGCACGGCCAGCAATCCAGGGGCCGCGATCAGATAATGATGCGCCCACGATAGCGGCGAGATCAAAAGCGTCGCAACGCAGGATGCTCCGAAAGCCGCCGCGATATCGAGCGGCATGCCGCGCCGCGCCGCTCGCCAGCCGATGGCGGTCAACAGCCCCAGCAATCCAAGCCGCATCGCGAGCAGCGCGTCGTGCGCGAACCGACTATCCATCGGCATCGACGGCCCTTGCTCTTCCGGTTCGGCGAGATCCGACGGGCCCTTTCCACACTCGTAGGCCACCAAGTTTCCCAGCCGATACATGGCGTTGACCAGACTTTGATTCCGCACGCTATGGTAAGTCAGATCGTTGCCGCCTCCCACATCCTGATTCAATACGACCAGGTCGACAAAGCGGTGCAAATGCTGCAAATTCGCCGACCAGCCGACCGCCGCCGCCGGAAGCAGCAGCAAGAACAGCGCCAGCCCGGCCGCGATGCCGCCGACAAGTCCGGCGGCCGGAGCGAGCAATCGACGATTCCAGCCCATCACGACCGGCAGCGCCAGCATGGCCGACAGAAACAGCGCGGGCATGATGGGAGTCAGTTTCACGGTAACTGCCAGCGCCAGCGCGCAGCCGCCGGCGGCCCATCCGCGCCACGAGCGGCTCCCCAGCCCGAGCCGCGCACCCAGCAGCACGAGATACGTAACCAGCAATCCGACCTGTCCGCGATGCAGGCAATTGAGCGCCGGCCAAAGCATTGCCGCGCCCGCGCTCGCGACGAGCCAAGGCGGCGCGCTGCCCCAGACGGGTTGGGGCGCACCCGAGGTTCCAAAGGTGGCTGCCATGGGGGGAACTGCCGGTTTCAGCAGCCGCAAGAATCGCAGTGATTCGTAGCAGCAGCCCCAGGCAAACACGAGATTGCAGAAATACCAGATCACCACCTGCCATTGGCTATCCAATTTCGCCAGCGGCGAGAGCACGATTGCCAGTAGCGGCGGATAGAGATAATGCCAGCCGCGCGGATTCGACACCAAATAAGGATCACGGCCATCGAAGAACGCGGCGCCGGCCACGGTGTAGACCGTCAGATCGGTCATGTGATTCAGCGGCCGCGCCGGATCATACCGGCCTCGGTTGCGAATGTCGGTCAGCCCCCAGCCGACAAAAAAAGCCGCCAGCGCGATGCAAATCGTCGTCCGAGTCGATTTCGGCAGATACCGTGCCGGCGGAGACGCAGGATCGAGCGAGCTCGAAGTGTCAGATGGTGCAGCAGCGGGCGGCATTGGTCGCATCCATGCGAGGGCGGGGCGGGAACCGAGCGAGGGGCGGGACTACCGCATCGGCAGGCTTGGCCGAACGAAACGACGCGGACTGTAGTCGTCGGCCGACCGACAGTCAACCGCAGCTAAAGGCTGGTTAAATTTCCGACGGCGCGCCTAAGCCTTTTTCGTCGGCGTGCGGTCTTCCGGCAGGTAGAGCAGCCGGCCGCAGGTCTTGCAAAACACGACGCTTCCCATCGAGAGTTGGCTCATGATGTTGGGGGTAAGCTGTTTATGGCAGCCGCCGCAGCTTTCCCCTTCGACCTGGGCCATCGCGTCTTCGCCATGCGCTTTCACGATCCGCTGATAAGCTTCGCGGAGATCGTCGGGCAGGCCGGTCTCGGCTTCGCGCAGCTCTTTTTCCAACCTGGCGACATCGGCGAGCAAGTTTTCTTCTTGCGACCGAACCGCTTGCTGCACTTTGACGAGTTCTTCCTTGGCTTTGGCGAGTTGCTGGTCGGCCTCAGAGATCGTGAGCTTGAACTGGTCGCTGCGCTCCATCGCTTCGAGAATCTCGTCGGAGAGCACGCTGTTGGCCATCTCATCGGCCAGGATTTGATCTCGCAGGGCCTGATATTCGCGATTGGTGTGGCAGGTGTTCAGCTTGTTTTTGAGGTCGAAAATCTTGGCCTCGCCGGACCGCAGCAGCAGTTGTTTCTGATCGATGGCGACGCGGGCCGCCTTCGAATCGGCCTGGAATTTGGCGCGTTTTTCTTCGGCGGCGGCGACGTTCGCCTGCCGGGCCTTGATCTGCTTCGGCCCCCGGTCGAGGCGCTCGCGCAGATCGGAAAGCTGACGATGAAGGCGGTGCAATTCGCGGAGCGCGGCCGCGGTGAATGTCATTGAGGTGTCCTCCTGGGATGCCGTACCTACTAGCATACGACGCAAGGCAACACGCGCCCAGCGCTGATTCGCGCCGGCCGTTTAATTGCAACGGGGAATGCTCACGCGGAGGCGCGGAGACGCGGAGGAGAATCCTGCATTCAGCGGCTCAAAAGATCGCTCTCCGTCGCAGCCATCTGCTGCCTTTCTCCGCGCCTCCGCGTCTCCGCGTGAGATCAAAAAAACACGGCGGCCAGGTTTGGCCGCCGCGTCGGTGCGATCGTAGATAATACGCCACTCGCCGGCGATCACGCTTGGGCGACGCCGCCCAAAAAGCCTTCCAACTGCTTGCTGCGAACCGGATGTTGCAGCTTGCGGACGGCTTTGGCTTCGATCTGCCGCACGCGCTCGCGCGTGATCTTGAAAATCCGGCCCACTTCTTCGAGCGTGTAGGTGTAGCCGTCGCCCAGGCCGTAGCGCAGGCGGATGATTTCCCGCTCGCGATACGTGAGCGTTTTCAGCAGGCCTTCGATCTTTTTGCGCAGCATTCCCTGCGAGGCCGAGATCAACGGGCTTTCGGTGCCGTTGTCTTCGATAAACTCGCCGAAGCTGCTGTCTTCGCTTTCGCCCACCGGCCGGTCGAGGCTCACCGGATGCCGCCCGATATTCAACACCCGGCGCACTTCCTCGATGCCGATGTCGGCGGTGCGGGCGATTTCCTCGGTGGTCGGCTCGCGACCCAATTCTTGCAACAGCCGCTTCGAAATATTTCGCAGCCGCGACAAGACATCGATCATGTGCACGGGGATGCGGATCGTCCGGGCCTGATCGGCGATGGCACGCGTGATCGCCTGGCGAATCCACCACGTGGCGTAGGTCGAGAATTTGTAGCCGCGGCGATATTCGTATTTATCGACCGCCCGCATCAGGCCCGTGTTTCCCTCTTGGATCAAGTCCAGGAAGCTCAGGCCGCGATTGCGATATTTCTTGGCGATCGACACCACCAGCCGCAAATTCCCGCTGGAAAGCTGCCGCTTCACCTGCTCGAAATCCTGGAACTGGCGGACCATGATCTCGCGGCGATTGCGGAGGCTGCGCGGGCTGTCGAGCGTCGAGAGCATCAAGTCGCGGAGCTCTTTGCGGAGGTTGGCCAATTCATCTTTCGCGGCAGTCTGGCCGACGACCTTCTTGATGCGCTCGCGAAGATAGTCCATGCGCCGCGAGCTCTCGTGCATCTGCTTGACCATCTGCGTCACGCGGCGAGTGCGAAGGCTCAGTTCTTCGACCAGCGTCAGCGCCTTGCGGCGGCGGCGCAGGAACCGTTGCCGCGCTTCGAGCCATTCGGCTCGCGGCGTGCGGCGGCTGATTAGCTTGCGGAAATCTTCGCGATTCTGCTCCAGCAAGTGCTTGAGCGTGCGCAGATTGTGCGGCATGCGGGCCATGATCTGCTCTTTGGTCAAGCGCTCGGTCAGCGAGACCTTGATCGTGCGGTCGAAGGGCAAGATCCCCTTGTGTACTTTTTCGAGCGTGTCGACCGTGGCTTGCATCGCGAAATTGCAGCCCAACACCGAGCGGCGATAGCGCTTCCGCGTGACTTCGATCTTCTTGGCCAGCGAGATTTCTTCCTCGCGCGTCAGCAGCGGAATTTCCGCCATCTGCGAGAGATACATCCGAATCGGATCGTCGCTCAGCTTCGGCGATTCGGCGGTTCGCGCCGGCAAGGGCATGTTGCGCAGCGCTTCGATCTCTTCGGCATCGAGTTCGTCGGCGTGATTGCGCGCGGGCTCGCCGCCGGCGGCGACCGATTCGACGGCTTGGGCCGGCGCCTCCGTGACCAGCTCGATTCCCATTTCATCGAGGGCCACGAGCAAGCTGTCGAGCTTTTCCGGATCGACCGCTTCGTCGGGCAGATAGTCGTTCACCTCGTCGTAGGTCAGATAACCCTGGGCTTTGCCTTTGGCCACCAATTCGGCCAATTCAAGATCGCAATGGTCCACTTGAGTTCTCCTTACTCCCGCTTGTCGGGCGCGGGGCTTGGCGATGCTCTCTTCCGGCCGCAAGATCCTGAGTGTAGCAGGCACACTCGGTGTGCCGTCCGCTTGGCAACTGCATGCTAACGGCACACGGAGTGTGCCTGCTACTTCCTAGATGGTCCGCTCGCGGTTCCACCGGAGCGAAGTCAGGATGAAGACGGCGCGGAGGCGAGGCATCCTTACCCATCCGTGGGCGCGGAAATGCCTTGCCGATTCCTCTTTTGCTCAATCAATTGCTGCAACACATCCAACTCTTCGTCCGCTGCCAGACGCTTTTCCTCGACCGCACGCGCCTGGTCGCGCGTGCGGCGATCTTCGTCTCGGCAGCGAAACGCATCCAACAACTCGCGCAGCCGGGCGGCCGCGTCGAGCGATCGCTTCGCATGGCCTTGCTCGTCCAACTCGACCAATAGATTCTTGTAGCGCGGGTCGTCGAATTCCAGCAGCAAGCGCTGGAAATCGGGCGTCGCGCCCGCCGCGGCCAGGCGGCAACAAGCAAGGTAAATCCGCCGGCTCGCCTCGCTCATCAATTGCTCCGGCCGAATCACCTCGGCCACCGCCGCCACCGCTTCCGGTTCCAACAGCAAAATTTCCAGTAGCTCGCGATCCCACGGGTTCAACGCCGCAAACGCGACGGGTGCATTGGCCGATGAATCCCCTTGCAACGTTCCCCCGCTGGAGCCCGCAGCCGAGACAGTGTTCTTAGCCGATCGCTGCTTTTCCCGCAGTTCGCTCAACCGCCCACGCAGCACCGCCTCGTCGATGCCAAACATCCGGGCCAGCCGGGCCATCATCGCCCACTGGCGAATGCGCGTTTCGCTCGTCGTGCCTTCGCGCAGCCGCGGCGCCTTGGCGATCGTTTGCAACAGGCCATCGAGAGCCACTTGCGCTTGATGCGGCATCGTGGCGATATCCAATCCACGCGTTGCCATGCGAAAGGCATGTTCCAAAGCATCGACCGGCGAGTCGAGCAATTTGCGAAACGCGTCGGCCCCACGTTCGAGCAGGAAATCGCAGGGGTCCAATTCGTCGGGCAAGGTGACGATCCGCAAATCGACTTGCTCGGCCACGAAGAGCGACAGCACTTCGCCGGTCCGCTTCTGGCCCGCCTCGTCGCCATCGAGCACCAGCACGATGCGATCGGCAAACCGCCGCAGCAAGCGAATATGCCGCTCGCCCAATGCCGTGCCCAACACCGCGAGCACATTTTCAAAGCCGAACTGCCGGGCGACGATGCAGTCCGTATAGCCTTCCATCACCACGGCGGTGCGGCTTTTGGTGATCGCATCGCGGGCCAAATCGAGCCCGTAGAGCATGCTGCTTTTGGAAAACAGCGGCGTTTCGGGCGAATTGACGTATTTGGCCGGATTCGTCGCAGCGTGTTCCGGCAGTACTCGGCCGCCGATCGCCACCGGCCGGCCTTGCACATCGCGAATCGAGAAGATCACTCGGCCGCGGAAGCGATCGTAGTGTCCGCCGCCATCGCGCCGGATCAGCAGGCCGATCTTTTCCAGCACCGCCGGCGAAAATCCGCCGTGCAACGCTTGCTTGATCAGCCAATCCCAGCGATCGGGCGAAAAGCCGAGATGGTAGCGATGGATGCTTTCGTCGCTGATGCCGCGATCATCCAGATAGCGCCGCGCGCTTTCCGCTTCGGGCGCCGACATCAAGCATTCCGCAAATTGCTGTTCCGCCCAGGCAGCCGCTTGATAGAGCGTCCGTTTCTCGTCGGCGTTGCCTGCTTCTCGCCCCTCGCCCCTCGTCCCTCGCCCCTCGCTTTGCCGCGGCGTAAGCGTGATGCCCGCCCGATCGGCAAGCATGGCAAGCGCTTCGGGGAAATCGATATTCTCGATCTTCATGACGAAGCTGAAGATGTCGCCGCCGAGATCGCAGACCCAGCATTTGAACGATTGCCGATCTGGGTTCACTTGCAAGCTGGGGCGCGTGTCGTCGTGCCAGGGGCAAATGGCCTTGTAGCCGCGGCCTTCGCGCCGCAATTGCAGATAGCTGCCGACCAGATCGACGATATCGATCGCCTGGCGGACCCGTTCTTTATCGTCGAACGACGA harbors:
- a CDS encoding sigma-70 family RNA polymerase sigma factor, whose translation is MDHCDLELAELVAKGKAQGYLTYDEVNDYLPDEAVDPEKLDSLLVALDEMGIELVTEAPAQAVESVAAGGEPARNHADELDAEEIEALRNMPLPARTAESPKLSDDPIRMYLSQMAEIPLLTREEEISLAKKIEVTRKRYRRSVLGCNFAMQATVDTLEKVHKGILPFDRTIKVSLTERLTKEQIMARMPHNLRTLKHLLEQNREDFRKLISRRTPRAEWLEARQRFLRRRRKALTLVEELSLRTRRVTQMVKQMHESSRRMDYLRERIKKVVGQTAAKDELANLRKELRDLMLSTLDSPRSLRNRREIMVRQFQDFEQVKRQLSSGNLRLVVSIAKKYRNRGLSFLDLIQEGNTGLMRAVDKYEYRRGYKFSTYATWWIRQAITRAIADQARTIRIPVHMIDVLSRLRNISKRLLQELGREPTTEEIARTADIGIEEVRRVLNIGRHPVSLDRPVGESEDSSFGEFIEDNGTESPLISASQGMLRKKIEGLLKTLTYREREIIRLRYGLGDGYTYTLEEVGRIFKITRERVRQIEAKAVRKLQHPVRSKQLEGFLGGVAQA
- a CDS encoding glycosyltransferase family 87 protein, translating into MPPAAAPSDTSSSLDPASPPARYLPKSTRTTICIALAAFFVGWGLTDIRNRGRYDPARPLNHMTDLTVYTVAGAAFFDGRDPYLVSNPRGWHYLYPPLLAIVLSPLAKLDSQWQVVIWYFCNLVFAWGCCYESLRFLRLLKPAVPPMAATFGTSGAPQPVWGSAPPWLVASAGAAMLWPALNCLHRGQVGLLVTYLVLLGARLGLGSRSWRGWAAGGCALALAVTVKLTPIMPALFLSAMLALPVVMGWNRRLLAPAAGLVGGIAAGLALFLLLLPAAAVGWSANLQHLHRFVDLVVLNQDVGGGNDLTYHSVRNQSLVNAMYRLGNLVAYECGKGPSDLAEPEEQGPSMPMDSRFAHDALLAMRLGLLGLLTAIGWRAARRGMPLDIAAAFGASCVATLLISPLSWAHHYLIAAPGLLAVPLWFAWSGRDRFAKNLAYSAVGLIWAHYLLLDWTGRIGLLGIGTGVWFIAAAVGMLWSKKAKAGEIAKADESGGADPSPDLRAA
- a CDS encoding C4-type zinc ribbon domain-containing protein gives rise to the protein MTFTAAALRELHRLHRQLSDLRERLDRGPKQIKARQANVAAAEEKRAKFQADSKAARVAIDQKQLLLRSGEAKIFDLKNKLNTCHTNREYQALRDQILADEMANSVLSDEILEAMERSDQFKLTISEADQQLAKAKEELVKVQQAVRSQEENLLADVARLEKELREAETGLPDDLREAYQRIVKAHGEDAMAQVEGESCGGCHKQLTPNIMSQLSMGSVVFCKTCGRLLYLPEDRTPTKKA
- the dnaG gene encoding DNA primase, translated to MSFASSFDDKERVRQAIDIVDLVGSYLQLRREGRGYKAICPWHDDTRPSLQVNPDRQSFKCWVCDLGGDIFSFVMKIENIDFPEALAMLADRAGITLTPRQSEGRGTRGEGREAGNADEKRTLYQAAAWAEQQFAECLMSAPEAESARRYLDDRGISDESIHRYHLGFSPDRWDWLIKQALHGGFSPAVLEKIGLLIRRDGGGHYDRFRGRVIFSIRDVQGRPVAIGGRVLPEHAATNPAKYVNSPETPLFSKSSMLYGLDLARDAITKSRTAVVMEGYTDCIVARQFGFENVLAVLGTALGERHIRLLRRFADRIVLVLDGDEAGQKRTGEVLSLFVAEQVDLRIVTLPDELDPCDFLLERGADAFRKLLDSPVDALEHAFRMATRGLDIATMPHQAQVALDGLLQTIAKAPRLREGTTSETRIRQWAMMARLARMFGIDEAVLRGRLSELREKQRSAKNTVSAAGSSGGTLQGDSSANAPVAFAALNPWDRELLEILLLEPEAVAAVAEVIRPEQLMSEASRRIYLACCRLAAAGATPDFQRLLLEFDDPRYKNLLVELDEQGHAKRSLDAAARLRELLDAFRCRDEDRRTRDQARAVEEKRLAADEELDVLQQLIEQKRNRQGISAPTDG